In Fusarium oxysporum f. sp. lycopersici 4287 chromosome 9, whole genome shotgun sequence, the genomic stretch TGGACTGTTTTGTTCTTGAGGGATGGTGGCGTTGAGGTAGGACGGTGTTTCTTTGTTTGTAACTCTCCTCAATTCACATGACTTAACTTGATCATCGCTCAAATGACACCTGCGATGTTGATCGCTTCCCCGCTGGGGTCAATCACCGACGGCCGATATGAGCCGGCCCCCTACCGAGAACTCGCCCGGACCGGAGCTAACTGTACGGGGCCGGCCGGTGAACCTTTGATGTCATTCAAGCCCAAGAAACAAGTTCCGTCTTCGGTATTGGTGATCGACGTCAGATTGACAGAGATCAAGTCTCATTGTCGCACGGATTATGTTGGATTGCATTACGCTATGGATCTTTGTAAAAAACGGTTTGAGGGCACGGCCACGAGTCTATTACCGATTCCCGACAACGATTAACTTTGTTTCCATACCGGCCAGTACCCGGTATCTGACTCAACCAACatccatcgccaagagcGCCATGGTGCAAACATTATCTTTACAGCACTTTCGCATCTTGGGCAGCGATTTATGTCTTGATCGATAATGAGGCCTGCAATTCCGGGTGGCCTCGTTCTACAGGGTCCACCTTTTACACCACAGTCGGTGAGATCTCACAACGATGCCTGGGGACACAACTGGGTATCATCATGAGCACAGTTTGCGAGTCTATCAagcacatacgaccatagCTCGTAgaaaatacgggatcccgtctgctctcccatagtcaagctgCGAAGCGCtggattagtagttgggtcggtgacgaccagcgaatccccggTGTTGTATGTTCtttttgtggtgtttttgatGATTGTCAGGGACTGATTACTGCCTTTTTGAGAGCGGTTAGAGACGTAGATGCAATGTTATAGAGTTTGTAACAGCAGAGTAATATGGGCTTATGAAAGCTAACCATAAGGTGTTGTTAAACAGCCTTGCTTCTTGAACTGTTTATGTGCAGGCCGATTCCGCTCCGTACCGTTTTACAGGGCCGGCGCCGACGGTGGGGCTCCGGTGCCGTTTTCGTGATCGCCCACCGGGGGGCCGAAGATGAACGCCCGTAGACTTCCCCCCCGAGCATTTAGCGAGACACACTCCCCTCCAAAGCAGACTCCTTGCAATGCATCTCGAATTTAATCAATGGTCAAATCTCACTCTTAGAATGCTTGCTTTAACTGTCAGGGCGTCCAGATATCGGCGATACCGTTCCAATGCCCTCCCAGATCCGGAGCTGAACGGGGCTTGCACTGAGTACTTCCACGGAGCCATACATGTTAGTAAGCAACTCGTGTTTCTCGACACTGTCTGGAATCTTTTCACCACCCTCTTCAAGTACCGTAGTCTCCCTCGTCTGCATTAATTCACTGTAGTATGATTCCATAAAAGAGTCATCCTTCACATCAACATCGTTTTCCCTCCCTCGCCACTCCTAATCCTCACGATAAAACGGGTTGGCAGCGAACTCACTGGCGACCTTCCATAGGTGCCAGCTCGGCTCTGGGTCAAGGTTCTTATAGACATTCTCGTAATCGCAGACAATCGCTGCTGCCGCGCACTGCCTCTTCATCTCGGGCACCTTTATGGCGAGAAGGCTAAGCATATCTGACTGCGGCTGCAGGGGCCACCATATGATGTAGGGCATCGGGACTCCGGGTGGCCAGCCGTCTTCAAACACGGAAGCGTCGTTGAGCATGATGCGTCGCGCCATTATGGCTCGCTGGATATCCCACACGTATGGGGCAGACCTGGCATAGATGGTGTCGTTCTTGATCTGGTCCGCCCACCAGCGAGCATACATGGTGTGATGTAAGACACCACGGATGACACAGTCCTGGTCCAGTTGCGTCAAGGTTCTTTCAGAATTGGCGAGCTGGGCATAGCGTTCGATGTTGCCGTCGTGAGCGGCCATCTGTGTCAATAAAGTCTTCTTCACCGTCGGCAGATCCCGAGGCAGAGGACTGTAGAGCAGCTTCGCCTCGTCATCAGTCAGTGTGCCGTGCCGTTGGTCTACTTCTTGGTCCTCGAGGCCAAGATGCATGTCCTCTTCGATGCATGGAAAGGAGGTCATCGTTGGACAACCGTGTGATGCCCTTGTCGAGCTGCCAAGCGCCATCGCACTCGGTATTACCGTTCAGATACGCCGGGCATTCATATTCCATCAATTCAATGGTGCGCTTGCAGTCGTCCATAATGGCATAGCGAGATTTGAAACTCATGATCTCGTCATAGATGAGTTTCCCACCGTCTGTCTCGCTTTCTCGCGCCTCTTCAGCGATGGACACTTCAGGCAGGAGGTCAAGCTCCTGATAAAGGACGTGGTAACCTGCTGCAGCACATGCACGACCGACTTGATAGCGCATGCCGGGGAACTTAGAGGCCAGTGAACGGTAGGTGTCCTCGGTGGCCATGTCTGGATGCCATATACAATATGGCTGCTCCTCCGCCATCATCCGTTCCGGTATGTCGTTGCTCATGATGCGGCGAGGGTTGCGGGCTCGAGCGACCTGAGGCATTGAGGAGCTGAGGCGTCTGACAGGTTCACTCATGGCCGAGTGGTAGTGCAGGCGAATGCCCCGGATAAGCGCTGCGCGACTATCACGGTCTTCAAGGAGCCTCGGCACTCCATCACCGCGTATGGCCTTTTCCTGATCCGTTCGAAGTTCAAGGCGGTCCAAcattttatttatttttgTATATTTCTTTGCTGGGcggaggatgatgaggcaAAGCTTCAGAATTTGGGTCGTTGATTTGTTGATTAAAGGGTTGACATGACATCGGAGGGGTCAAATATTCTTGCCAAGGATGAAAAGAATATCCCGGcgtcctcctcttcacaGCCCTCAGCTCCATAGATCCACAACAATTCCAAATGTTACCTGATAGCTGCGATTTGAGCCACAAGACCTATGTCGAGATACGGCATCCAAATTACTGTAGTAATAGGCTTCCAATGTAGCTTATAATGGGTTtaagttgaagatgaacttCCTCGACATTTACTGCCACGATCAGTACATCAAAGGTATTTCTGATGCACATGAACGCCGTGTTACATGACCAGTAGGATAGTTGTGTGGTTTTCCAAGTTCAGAGCCGGACCTATGGTAACCCCCTGTCCTCCCCAATTCACCTTTGAATCCGCCATAACATGTATCACGGAGTCTTCACCTCGTCAACCTCTTTATGTTCTTGCAACAAACTCAATTGAACCCAACTGGGGCAGCCACCCACATCCCAAGCATCGACCCGAAGCTCATAAGTCACAAGGTCCTCTTGGGAAGTTGGCATCTTGCGGAGAACAGCTGAAAACACAGTCTCTGGAACCCTAACAGATCGTTTTACAGCACGGTCTGTATGTGCAACAAAAGATTTCTTGTACTGCGCACAAGCCCGAAAGAGAGCGTTCTTACGAGACTCATCGATGTCGTTGCTAGACTGCGAAAGTTCTCGAATAGCGCATGAAGCATCGTCGGTTGATATCATAATGTCGATCCGAAAGAGTGAGGATTGAGAGCCATGTGAACAGGCAACCCAGAGAGCCTTGAATGGGGACTCATGTATCGGAGTTTGTCGTTTCATCCAGTCGTCACTTGGATAAGACAAGACAATATCGAGGGAGCGTGTAGTTGTCGATGAGACTTGTGCCAATATATTTAATTGCTTTGATGAAAACATTGAAGAAGGCGGATTCATGTCAAGGTTATTTGAACCTTCGAAATAGCCACTGGGTCGAATGAATAGTTCCGTAGGTCGAAAATACGGGAGCAGTGTCTTGGGCACACCGATAAGTGAAAACGATTTA encodes the following:
- a CDS encoding hypothetical protein (At least one base has a quality score < 10), with protein sequence MPLLYGEGAKSFIRLQEQILRQEEDYSMFAWTLQQDNPIADSEISSTGFLAWSPSQFSKSSLHAQASKHTQDQKMVDHGHAFPPPSESELDAEKQSIEYRVLHEKEYGRMFRGQRSIVALQSVRTSPPEFTSRVSSTTTRSLDIVLSYPSDDWMKRQTPIHESPFKALWVACSHGSQSSLFRIDIMISTDDASCAIRELSQSSNDIDESRKNALFRACAQYKKSFVAHTDRAVKRSVRVPETVFSAVLRKMPTSQEDLVTYELRVDAWDEKAIRGDGVPRLLEDRDSRAALIRGIRLHYHSAMSEPVRRLSSSMPQVARARNPRRIMSNDIPERMMAEEQPYCIWHPDMATEDTYRSLASKFPGMRYQVGRACAAAGYHVLYQELDLLPEVSIAEEARESETDGGKLIYDEIMSFKSRYAIMDDCKRTIELMEYECPAYLNEDMHLGLEDQEVDQRHGTLTDDEAKLLYSPLPRDLPTVKKTLLTQMAAHDGNIERYAQLANSERTLTQLDQDCVIRGVLHHTMYARWWADQIKNDTIYARSAPYVWDIQRAIMARRIMLNDASVFEDGWPPGVPMPYIIWWPLQPQSDMLSLLAIKVPEMKRQCAAAAIVCDYENVYKNLDPEPSWHLWKVASEFAANPFYRED